One genomic segment of Hordeum vulgare subsp. vulgare chromosome 2H, MorexV3_pseudomolecules_assembly, whole genome shotgun sequence includes these proteins:
- the LOC123428159 gene encoding receptor-like protein 15, protein MGTTICFPWGSLPLVTFLLLQTMVQLSSACSMEERAVLMDIRSSLRRAHSMVSPDLWGHDDDECCSWKTVTCNNSTRRVTHLDLSLIYAPTDAGYYWYLNLSVFSAFHELQSLDLSFNYGCSLSFEGLVGLPRLRYLDLSGIALGGGFLEFIGAFVSLEVLALNLNNLTGALPEAAFNNLRNLRELNMSMSGLSGNLPASLFALPHLKILDLSNNIFDGYIPISSSSRPISLEVLDLSSNHLTGILPITAFKNIRNLNLGGNLFSGFLPVSILGLPYLKFLDLSSNHFEGGFPINFSLEQIPLEVLHFDGNNMSGALPTEGAFENLRNLRQLYLSNNQFSGNIPTFAFQNLRNLRQLYLSHNQFSGNIPTFAFQNLQNLRELSLSSNQLIGNIPSLLFSLPHIELLNLSSNFFSGPIPINQSSNLSLSLKSLRLSQNKLSGRFSFIWLADLIKLEEIDLSGNANLVVHVNIPEWTPPFQLKQLLLSGCDLDKSIIAEPHFLDTQHHLEVLDLSNNNLSASMPNWLFTKEATLHELYLGNNSLTGSLDPIWHTQSFLQVINLHMNHVTGQLPANISLMFPRLLILDFSSNNFFGHIPTSLCEINCMTLLDLSNNKFSGEVPACVFTNYPILLSLKVSNNKLGGLIFGGMNNLSIMSELYLDGNKFEGAVRCDLSGGTLMVIDLHDNELSGKLDTSLWNMSSLKVLNLAGNRITGKIHPQICGFTRLELLDISSNNLTGSVPNCSCMLLHFLNLSGNSLSSHISYPFFNTSSLIALDIRNNQFAGNLDWVRSLDNIRLLSLGGNKFEGQVTTNLCELQHLRIIDLSHNKLSGSLPSCIGSFFFKGDRGDQIFQVALTSLPYSLGPYDNPYGLKGFSFTTKGNMYTYGRSFFVSMSGIDLSANMLHGEIPWELGNMSHIKSLNLSYNFFVGPIPTTFGGMEEIESLDLSHNELSGPIPWQLARLCSLGVFSVAYNNLSGCIPNSGQLGSFGMDSYLANTDLHKITHGNMCAPGPDPMAEEDVGETSGDPILYMVMAAGFILAFWATVAFSLFHPYGRSVMFKL, encoded by the exons ATGGGTACTACTATATGCTTCCCATGGGGATCATTGCCTCTGGTCACATTTCTGTTATTACAGACCATGGTTCAGTTGTCCTCTGCCTGCTCCATGGAGGAGAGGGCTGTGCTGATGGACATCCGGTCTTCCCTGAGGAGAGCACACTCCATGGTTTCGCCTGATCTATGGGGGCACGATGATGATGAATGCTGCTCGTGGAAGACTGTGACATGCAACAATAGCACCCGACGAGTGACCCATCTCGACCTTTCCCTTATATATGCACCAACAGATGCTGGTTATTATTGGTATTTAAACTTGTCGGTGTTTTCTGCATTCCACGAGCTTCAGTCCCTAGATCTATCATTCAATTACGGCTGCTCGCTAAGCTTCGAAG GGTTAGTTGGACTACCCAGGCTTCGTTATCTTGACCTCAGTGGCATTGCGTTGGGAGGGGGTTTCCTGGAATTTATCGGGGCATTTGTTTCACTGGAAGTCTTAGCTCTCAACCTTAACAACCTGACCGGGGCTCTTCCAGAGGCAG CTTTCAATAATCTTCGAAACTTGCGAGAACTGAATATGTCTATGAGTGGCCTCAGCGGAAACCTCCCGGCATCGCTATTTGCACTTCCTCACCTAAAGATTTTAGATCTCTCAAACAATATCTTTGATGGGTATATTCCAATAAGTTCGTCCTCGCGGCCAATTTCCCTTGAAGTCTTAGATCTCAGCAGTAATCACCTCACTGGAATTCTCCCGATTACAG CCTTTAAGAACATCAGAAACTTGAATTTGGGTGGCAACCTATTCAGTGGATTTCTCCCTGTGTCAATACTTGGACTTCCTTATCTGAAGTTCCTAGATCTCTCATCAAATCATTTTGAGGGAGGTTTCCCTATTAATTTTTCTTTGGagcaaattccacttgaagtcctaCATTTTGATGGTAATAACATGAGTGGAGCTCTTCCGACTGAAGGAG CATTTGAAAATCTCCGGAACCTACGGCAGTTGTATTTGAGTAACAACCAATTCAGCGGAAACATTCCAACATTCGCATTTCAAAATCTCCGGAACCTACGGCAGTTGTATTTGAGTCACAACCAATTCAGCGGAAACATTCCAACATTCGCATTTCAAAATCTCCAGAACCTGCGAGAATTGTCTTTGAGTTCCAATCAATTAATTGGAAACATTCCATCATTATTGTTTTCTCTACCACATATTGAACTGTTGAATCTCTCATCAAACTTCTTCAGCGGACCaattcctataaatcaatctTCGAATCTTTCACTGTCACTTAAGAGTCTTCGATTGTCGCAGAACAAATTGAGTGGTAGATTTTCTTTCATTTGGCTTGCAGACCTCATAAAACTAGAAGAGATAGACCTTTCAGGCAATGCTAACCTAGTTGTCCATGTAAACATTCCTGAATGGACACCTCCTTTCCAACTGAAACAATTATTGCTCTCTGGTTGTGATCTTGACAAGAGCATTATTGCGGAACCACATTTTTTAGACACACAACATCATTTGGAGGTGCTTGATTTGTCCAATAATAACTTGTCAGCTAGCATGCCGAATTGGTTGTTTACAAAGGAAGCAACACTACATGAACTATATCTTGGAAATAACTCGCTAACTGGATCGCTAGACCCAATATGGCACACCCAGTCTTTTCTCCAGGTTATCAACTTACACATGAACCATGTCACAGGACAGCTGCCAGCCAACATCAGTTTAATGTTTCCAAGGTTGCTGATTCTGGATTTTTCTAGTAACAACTTCTTTGGCCACATACCTACTTCATTGTGCGAGATCAATTGCATGACGCTTTTAGACCTATCAAACAACAAATTTTCTGGTGAAGTTCCAGCTTGTGTGTTCACTAATTATCCCATTCTACTGAGCTTAAAGGTCTCAAACAACAAGCTTGGTGGTCTGATTTTTGGTGGAATGAATAACCTGTCCATTATGTCGGAACTGTACCTGGATGGTAACAAATTCGAAGGGGCGGTGCGTTGTGATCTGTCAGGAGGGACTTTAATGGTTATTGATTTGCATGACAACGAGTTATCTGGCAAACTTGATACGTCATTGTGGAATATGTCTTCCTTGAAAGTCCTGAATCTTGCTGGCAATCGTATAACTGGCAAAATTCATCCACAAATTTGCGGCTTTACCAGACTTGAACTTTTAGATATATCCAGCAACAACCTCACAGGGTCCGTACCAAACTGTAGCTGCATGTTGCTCCATTTCCTTAACCTGTCTGGGAATTCCTTATCTAGCCATATCTCTTATCCCTTCTTCAACACATCAAGTCTGATTGCTTTGGATATCAGAAACAATCAGTTTGCAGGCAACCTTGATTGGGTACGTTCTCTTGATAACATTAGGCTTCTTTCCTTGGGCGGAAATAAGTTTGAAGGGCAGGTCACTACAAACTTATGTGAACTCCAGCACTTGAGGATAATTGACTTGTCTCATAACAAGCTTTCAGGTTCACTACCCTCATGTATTGGTAGTTTCTTTTTCAAAGGTGACAGGGGCGATCAAATTTTCCAGGTAGCATTAACGAGTTTACCATACTCACTTGGGCCATATGACAATCCTTATGGCTTGAAAGGCTTTAGCTTTACTACCAAAGGGAATATGTACACATATGGTCGAAGTTTCTTCGTTTCGATGTCCGGCATCGACCTATCTGCGAATATGCTGCATGGAGAAATTCCTTGGGAGCTAGGAAATATGAGCCATATCAAATCCCTTAACCTGTCATACAATTTTTTTGTTGGCCCTATCCCGACGACCTTTGGCGGCATGGAGGAGATAGAAAGTTTGGACCTCTCACACAATGAGCTGAGTGGACCTATACCTTGGCAGCTAGCACGGTTATGTTCATTGGGGGTGTTCTCTGTGGCATACAACAACTTGTCAGGATGCATACCAAACTCTGGTCAGCTTGGCTCATTCGGCATGGACAGCTACCTAGCCAACACCGACCTTCACAAGATTACACATGGGAACATGTGCGCTCCCGGTCCAGATCCCATGGCGGAGGAAGATGTGGGTGAGACCTCTGGTGACCCAATCCTATACATGGTCATGGCTGCCGGGTTTATTTTGGCATTTTGGGCCACTGTTGCTTTTTCATTATTCCATCCATACGGGAGGTCTGTAATGTTCAAGCTGTAG
- the LOC123428161 gene encoding glycerol kinase: MAGKGEEVYVASIDQGTTSTRFIVYDRHASPVASHQLEFKQHYPEAGWVEHDPMEIMESVKVCMAKTLEKAAASGLNVDAGLKAIGITNQRETTVVWSKSTGLPLYNAIVWMDVRTSSICRRLESELSGGRTHFVETCGLPISTYFSALKLLWLMENVNAVKDAVKAGDALFGTIDTWLIWNLTGGVGGKDCDGKELVGRHVTDCSNASRTMLMNLKALDWDKPTLEALGIPAGILPKIVSNSEKIGVVASGFPLAGVSISGCLGDQHAAMLGQLCQKGEAKSTYGTGAFILLNTGEEVTQSTHGLLSTIAYKLGPDVPTNYALEGSIAIAGAAVQWLRDSLGIISSAAEIEGLAESVQDSGGIYFVPAFNGLFAPWWRDDARGICIGITRFTNKGHIARAVLESMCFQVNDVLSSMHKDAGEAGEVKSAEGEFLLRVDGGATVNNLLMQIQADLLGSPVVRPADIETTALGAAYAAGLAAGVWTKEEIFAGLHKENTTVFRPKLDDAHRKKRGDSWYKAVSRSFDLADLSL; this comes from the exons ATGGCAGGGAAGGGGGAGGAGGTGTACGTGGCGTCGATCGATCAGGGGACGACCAGCACCAGGTTCATCGTCTACGACCGCCACGCCAGCCCCGTCGCCTCCCACCAGCTCGAGTTCAAGCAGCACTACCCGGAGGCCGG ATGGGTCGAGCATGATCCTATGGAGATCATGGAGAGTGTGAAGGTCTGCATGGCAAAGACACTCGAAAAAGCTGCAGCCAGTGGACTTAATGTGGATGCTGGTTTGAAGGCCATTGGAATCACAAATCAGAGGGAGACTACCGTTGTGTGGAGCAAATCCACAGGCCTTCCGCTCTACAATGCCATTGTGTGGATGGATGTTCGCACTAGCTCTATTTGCAG GAGACTGGAAAGTGAGCTATCAGGTGGTAGAACGCACTTTGTGGAGACATGTGGTTTACCAATCAGTACCTACTTCAGTGCTCTGAAGTTATTATGGTTGATGGAGAATGTTAACGCTGTCAAGGATGCAGTCAAGGCTGGTGATGCATTATTTGGCACAATCGATACCTGGTTGATCTGGAACCTAACTGGAGGCGTTGGTGGGAAAGACTGTGATGGAAAGGAGTTAGTTGGGCGGCATGTCACAGACTGCTCAAACGCATCACGGACAATGCTTATGAATCTGAAGGCACTTGACTGGGACAAGCCTACACTTGAGGCATTAGGCATTCCTGCTGGCATCTTGCCAAAGATTGTCAGCAACTCCGAGAAAATTGGTGTTGTTGCCAGTGGGTTCCCTTTGGCTGGTGTGTCTATCTCAGGGTGTCTAGGAGATCAGCATGCTGCGATGCTTGGGCAGCTATGCCAGAAAGGTGAAGCAAAAAGCACCTATGGAACTGGTGCCTTCATCCTTCTCAACACAGGGGAGGAGGTTACTCAGTCCACCCACGGTCTTCTTAGCACCATTGCTTACAAACTTGGCCCAGATGTGCCAACTAATTATGCTCTAGAAGGGTCAATTGCAATTGCTGGTGCAGCAGTTCAGTGGTTGAGGGACAGCCTTGGAATCATTTCCTCGGCTGCAGAAATTGAAGGGTTAGCTGAAAGTGTGCAGGATTCAGGTGGCATATACTTTGTGCCAGCATTCAATGGATTGTTCGCGCCATGGTGGAGGGATGATGCTAGGGGGATCTGCATAGGAATCACGAGGTTCACCAACAAGGGGCACATTGCTCGAGCAGTGCTCGAGAGTATGTGCTTTCAGGTGAATGATGTCCTCAGCTCCATGCATAAGGATGCTGGGGAGGCAGGAGAAGTCAAGAGTGCAGAAGGGGAGTTCTTGCTACGTGTTGATGGTGGTGCTACTGTTAACAACCTTCTCATGCAGATCCAG GCTGATTTGCTGGGTAGCCCTGTTGTCAGGCCAGCCGACATTGAGACAACGGCCCTCGGGGCCGCATACGCAGCAGGGTTAGCTGCCGGAGTCTGGACGAAGGAGGAAATATTCGCAGGCCTGCACAAGGAGAACACAACGGTGTTCCGCCCCAAGTTAGACGATGCACACAGGAAGAAAAGAGGAGACTCCTGGTACAAGGCGGTTTCGAGATCATTTGACCTGGCTGACCTTTCTCTCTAG